The following are encoded together in the Methanothermobacter tenebrarum genome:
- the rnhB gene encoding ribonuclease HII: protein MKILGIDEAGRGPVIGPLIIAGVMLPQEKIKILEKLQVKDSKKLTPRKRTYLAKKIKKISKYYITKIDAPEIDKLRQEGVNLNEIEKRAIVDIINKARPDHAIIDSVDIKPQRFEKEIKKLIKYKISIKAEHGADTKYPIVSAASILAKDQREQEIEKIKRKYKIEFGSGYPNDPLTKKFLSKLEHDKLPDFIRKSWATIKNMQKNWGVLR, encoded by the coding sequence ATGAAAATACTCGGAATTGACGAAGCAGGCAGAGGACCCGTGATAGGACCCCTCATCATAGCAGGAGTCATGCTACCACAAGAAAAAATAAAAATCCTCGAAAAACTCCAAGTTAAAGACTCCAAAAAACTCACACCAAGAAAACGCACATACCTCGCTAAAAAGATAAAAAAAATCAGCAAATATTATATAACAAAAATAGACGCCCCAGAAATAGACAAATTACGCCAAGAGGGTGTTAACCTCAACGAAATAGAAAAAAGGGCCATCGTAGATATCATCAACAAAGCCCGGCCAGACCATGCAATAATAGACTCAGTTGACATAAAACCCCAAAGATTCGAAAAAGAAATAAAAAAATTAATAAAATATAAAATAAGCATCAAAGCAGAACACGGTGCCGACACAAAATATCCAATAGTATCAGCCGCATCCATACTAGCCAAAGATCAAAGAGAACAAGAAATAGAAAAAATAAAAAGGAAATATAAAATAGAATTCGGTTCAGGCTACCCAAATGACCCCCTTACAAAAAAATTCCTATCCAAACTAGAACATGACAAACTACCAGATTTCATAAGAAAATCATGGGCCACAATAAAAAACATGCAAAAAAACTGGGGGGTTCTAAGATGA
- a CDS encoding DUF515 domain-containing protein, whose translation MIDKIKGNNNKPPDLRKKGDDNDIMKRVKGLVDKLTGTRKEPSKKPGKRPMPRPRLRVGKKEEKPRLKPPKKPPERKLGLAPPGKPPSRGMRPKIPEEDQRTLVGAIVFGIIIIIIVASGYYFLVYQPYQQTLQAAKDQKIAEVDAYFKGPLATDPQKQAILAEIDSGQTPEEVLAVDVLGPATKSWRRYQTQEINTKKDKFNRVMVVYNVTENGNQSESKRVIMKASDAQKIVNEADATVLANMVIQTPDTVAVPIMISRLQAAGGLIGVGSMVDVYLNVNQTGNNTTVTSQETTPKISGATVLAILRAKDSGSVDASILRSQNISINTMTSGMSMEKKTTTDVEQLLRAAAAGGLSEEDIRAILQNYGIRLSDYERAANLGELDATYLVILEVPRDDVPFLIQNMNSIILTVPTQNAPEWMIRELHKIYG comes from the coding sequence ATGATAGATAAAATAAAAGGCAATAATAATAAGCCTCCAGATCTCCGAAAAAAGGGGGATGACAATGATATCATGAAAAGAGTGAAAGGGCTCGTGGACAAGCTCACAGGCACCAGGAAGGAACCATCAAAAAAACCAGGGAAAAGGCCCATGCCCAGACCCCGCCTAAGAGTAGGTAAAAAGGAAGAAAAACCTAGATTAAAACCTCCAAAGAAGCCTCCTGAGAGAAAACTTGGTTTAGCACCGCCTGGAAAACCTCCTAGTAGGGGTATGCGTCCAAAGATCCCAGAAGAGGATCAACGCACCCTCGTAGGAGCCATAGTTTTTGGTATAATAATAATAATTATCGTTGCAAGTGGATACTATTTTCTCGTATATCAACCATACCAGCAGACGCTCCAGGCTGCTAAAGATCAGAAAATAGCTGAAGTGGACGCATACTTCAAGGGGCCGCTCGCCACAGACCCGCAAAAACAGGCAATCCTTGCCGAGATAGATAGTGGGCAGACACCAGAGGAAGTACTAGCAGTTGATGTGCTCGGACCCGCAACCAAATCTTGGCGCAGATACCAGACTCAAGAAATCAACACCAAAAAGGACAAATTCAATAGAGTCATGGTAGTGTATAATGTCACAGAGAATGGGAACCAGTCAGAGTCGAAGAGGGTTATAATGAAGGCCTCCGATGCGCAGAAAATAGTGAACGAAGCAGATGCAACAGTACTCGCTAATATGGTGATCCAAACTCCTGACACTGTCGCAGTTCCCATTATGATATCAAGATTACAAGCTGCCGGCGGACTTATAGGTGTCGGTAGCATGGTAGACGTATACCTTAACGTGAACCAGACTGGTAACAATACTACCGTAACTTCCCAAGAAACCACGCCAAAGATAAGCGGCGCCACTGTACTTGCAATCCTCAGGGCAAAGGATAGCGGATCCGTAGATGCTAGTATTCTAAGATCACAGAATATCTCCATCAATACAATGACTTCTGGAATGTCTATGGAGAAAAAAACAACTACCGATGTTGAACAGCTCCTCAGAGCAGCTGCGGCGGGTGGTTTGAGTGAAGAGGATATTCGGGCCATCCTACAAAATTATGGTATAAGATTGTCTGATTATGAGAGGGCCGCGAACCTTGGGGAACTTGACGCCACATACCTTGTAATATTGGAGGTGCCGAGGGATGATGTGCCGTTCTTGATACAGAACATGAACAGTATAATATTAACTGTCCCGACACAGAATGCACCTGAGTGGATGATCCGCGAATTACATAAGATTTATGGATAA
- the cofD gene encoding 2-phospho-L-lactate transferase has translation MITVLSGGTGTPKLLQGMKEIINPSQITVIVNTVENDYFSGLYVTPDIDTVLYTLADIINEDTWYGIRDDTFITHEMLKKLGCPELLRIGDKDRAFKIQKTLLLEDHSLSEAVNIQRKALGIRSRVIPMSNEPSEIKILTEKGPMSFHEFLIKENSKPEVIDIQYNILRPAPGVIEAIKNSEIVIIGPSNPVTSIGPIISTKGVKKALEQAFVTAVSPIAGGVPFSGPAAKFMKALGYEVSSMGVCQIYADFLDKFVIDEKDSHLKEKIEKLIKEVTITNTKMENLEDKIRLARIILGEIV, from the coding sequence ATGATAACCGTATTATCTGGGGGTACAGGAACTCCTAAACTCCTCCAGGGAATGAAGGAAATTATCAACCCATCCCAAATAACTGTAATAGTTAATACGGTGGAGAATGACTATTTCTCAGGCTTATATGTTACACCTGACATTGACACGGTCCTCTACACTCTAGCAGATATTATAAACGAGGATACATGGTATGGTATAAGAGATGACACATTCATCACACATGAAATGTTAAAAAAGCTAGGATGCCCCGAGCTTCTAAGGATAGGTGACAAGGATCGTGCATTCAAGATCCAGAAAACACTATTATTAGAGGATCATAGTCTCTCAGAAGCTGTAAATATCCAAAGGAAGGCCCTTGGTATAAGATCGCGAGTAATACCAATGAGTAACGAGCCCTCAGAAATAAAAATACTAACAGAAAAGGGGCCGATGAGCTTCCACGAATTCCTCATCAAAGAAAATTCTAAACCTGAAGTTATCGACATACAATACAATATTCTAAGACCAGCACCCGGCGTTATAGAAGCCATAAAAAATTCAGAGATAGTTATCATAGGACCATCTAATCCAGTGACTTCAATTGGACCGATAATCTCAACAAAAGGAGTTAAAAAAGCATTAGAGCAAGCTTTTGTAACCGCGGTATCCCCTATCGCTGGTGGAGTGCCATTCAGCGGCCCCGCAGCGAAGTTCATGAAAGCTTTAGGCTATGAGGTTTCTTCTATGGGGGTTTGCCAAATTTATGCAGACTTCCTAGACAAATTTGTCATTGATGAAAAGGATTCCCATTTAAAAGAAAAAATAGAAAAACTAATAAAAGAGGTTACGATAACAAACACCAAGATGGAAAATCTCGAAGACAAAATACGGTTGGCTAGAATAATTTTAGGTGAAATAGTATGA
- a CDS encoding class E sortase yields the protein MRISTILVITGMFILSLYALIEVSFYASEIEIEQKEPNAPIVEIPGINLTKEINNKSVFYGVYHEPKSFKPGNGTVILFGHRTMYGSPFFNLDKLKKGDKVYLNWPGIGKAEYVVNRSFTVPASYQISIYQGDKLFLITCHPIGSMSERLIVECDLVKVHPFQKNLKVENPKKYYALIIIGAFFMGGILITRLYPVVEDRKFILIATLALTLFLFFGYCFPTPPEFISEKLGELNKIMGFCEGCLWVV from the coding sequence ATGAGAATATCAACAATTTTAGTGATAACCGGCATGTTCATATTATCTCTTTATGCTCTTATTGAAGTGAGTTTTTATGCTTCTGAAATTGAAATAGAACAAAAGGAGCCTAATGCTCCTATCGTTGAAATCCCAGGTATTAATTTAACCAAGGAGATAAATAATAAATCTGTTTTTTATGGTGTTTATCATGAACCCAAGTCATTTAAGCCTGGGAATGGTACTGTTATCCTTTTCGGTCATAGGACCATGTATGGATCCCCATTCTTTAACTTGGATAAACTGAAGAAGGGTGATAAGGTTTATCTTAATTGGCCTGGGATTGGGAAGGCTGAGTATGTTGTGAACAGGTCTTTTACAGTTCCTGCTTCGTATCAAATATCAATATATCAGGGGGATAAGTTATTTCTTATTACTTGTCATCCTATTGGTTCTATGAGTGAAAGGTTGATAGTTGAATGTGATCTTGTGAAGGTTCATCCATTTCAAAAGAATTTGAAGGTGGAGAATCCTAAGAAATATTATGCCCTCATAATTATCGGAGCATTTTTTATGGGCGGTATCTTGATCACCAGGCTTTATCCTGTGGTGGAAGATAGGAAGTTTATTTTGATCGCCACTTTAGCCTTGACTCTGTTCCTATTTTTTGGTTATTGTTTCCCCACACCTCCAGAGTTTATATCAGAGAAACTTGGAGAATTAAATAAGATAATGGGATTCTGCGAGGGATGTTTATGGGTAGTTTAG
- a CDS encoding GTP cyclohydrolase III: MIQMTLIQIDNYGPWTVTPTPRRESDLQILQAELYADLQRQFAAKQGLVFFMRFDNMLAISNGMDMEDHLRIQESIGNRYPITVSMGVGTARTPYDAQRKATKALQSHGGAQSEDRKEVLAIDSLADENGFVQIAHIDINGITETLTDTMPAYDTSFVVNRVQHFLMKKLIKKGSLLFFIGGDNFMSPCNGLAPEGLLKIINEKDEIKIALKAGIGKASTAEKAANLADLALEEIRGGFTYDLVHLMKE; this comes from the coding sequence ATGATTCAAATGACCCTAATCCAAATAGATAATTATGGGCCATGGACTGTAACCCCCACCCCCAGGCGAGAGTCAGACCTTCAAATATTACAAGCCGAACTTTACGCTGACCTCCAAAGACAATTCGCCGCAAAACAGGGACTAGTTTTTTTCATGAGGTTCGATAACATGCTAGCTATAAGTAACGGCATGGACATGGAGGACCATCTAAGAATACAAGAGTCCATAGGTAACAGGTACCCTATAACTGTAAGTATGGGGGTTGGAACAGCAAGGACACCCTATGATGCGCAGAGGAAAGCTACAAAGGCTCTTCAGAGTCATGGGGGCGCACAATCCGAGGACAGGAAAGAAGTGCTTGCAATCGACAGTTTAGCTGATGAAAACGGTTTTGTGCAAATAGCTCACATCGACATTAATGGGATAACAGAAACACTCACTGATACTATGCCAGCCTATGACACATCCTTTGTGGTTAACCGAGTCCAACATTTTTTAATGAAAAAATTGATCAAAAAAGGTTCGCTACTATTTTTCATAGGCGGAGACAATTTCATGTCCCCATGTAATGGCCTGGCACCAGAAGGATTGCTCAAGATTATAAATGAAAAAGATGAGATAAAAATCGCATTAAAAGCGGGCATAGGTAAAGCTTCAACAGCCGAGAAGGCAGCTAACTTGGCAGATCTTGCACTTGAAGAGATAAGAGGCGGTTTCACCTACGATTTAGTACATCTCATGAAGGAATGA
- a CDS encoding archaetidylserine synthase has product MTERKYNIQYYMVVPDLFSIINASLGFLSIIMISKGVIGFACQLMLLAVIFDSIDGWVARRIKREDDEGFGRNVDSLSDIISFGLAPAFFIYSTTSFRYINILVSLLIMTCGILRLSRFNVIANVKKSTFIGLPIPVMAVIVSSLYLSGIFNEYLNLTIAAFTSLIMISSVEYPKINTKKGTIIVILLILTILIGSNFKIFATTLLILAMAYVLIPLIRKF; this is encoded by the coding sequence ATGACAGAAAGAAAATATAATATACAATATTATATGGTGGTTCCCGACCTATTTTCGATTATAAACGCTTCTCTCGGATTCCTATCAATAATAATGATATCAAAGGGGGTTATAGGCTTTGCTTGTCAGTTAATGTTATTGGCGGTTATTTTTGACTCAATTGATGGGTGGGTTGCCCGTAGAATAAAAAGAGAAGATGATGAAGGTTTTGGAAGGAATGTTGACTCCCTCTCAGATATTATCTCATTTGGTCTGGCCCCTGCATTTTTCATATATTCCACAACAAGTTTTCGATACATTAATATATTAGTTAGTCTTCTAATAATGACATGTGGGATATTAAGGCTTTCAAGATTCAATGTAATTGCAAATGTCAAAAAAAGTACCTTCATTGGCTTGCCAATACCAGTAATGGCCGTAATTGTCTCCTCCCTATACCTTAGCGGTATTTTCAATGAATATCTTAACCTCACCATAGCAGCTTTCACATCACTTATAATGATAAGCTCCGTAGAATATCCAAAGATCAACACGAAAAAGGGGACAATAATAGTCATACTATTGATACTAACCATACTTATAGGCTCAAACTTCAAAATATTCGCCACAACACTCCTCATCCTGGCCATGGCCTACGTATTAATCCCATTAATACGAAAATTTTAA
- a CDS encoding archaetidylserine decarboxylase, translating into MLVNGASKKFGILLTFSIFFFLLGYYIITFFILSFLAFLIQFFRDPQRKTPNSKGIIVAAADGRILSGKIDRIEVIDSSHPLLDKITEDNEAILVSTFMSPFDVHVNRAPITGKIIHASYYPGKFKIAKGKILKENEKNLMVIEGKYSRVGIIQIAGFIARRIIQYVNVGEEVKIGARIGMIRFGSRVDLIIPKDCEILVNIGSKSKAGETIIARFPHTEEERSIGDDRKKI; encoded by the coding sequence ATGCTCGTGAATGGAGCCTCAAAAAAATTTGGGATACTCTTAACATTCTCCATATTTTTCTTTCTCCTAGGATATTATATTATAACATTCTTCATCCTATCATTTCTAGCCTTTTTAATACAATTCTTCAGGGACCCACAGCGGAAAACACCAAACTCTAAAGGTATAATAGTGGCAGCCGCTGATGGGAGGATACTATCAGGGAAGATAGATAGAATAGAAGTTATAGACTCTTCCCATCCCCTATTAGATAAAATCACAGAGGATAATGAGGCCATCCTTGTAAGCACATTCATGTCCCCATTTGATGTGCATGTTAACAGGGCGCCCATCACTGGGAAGATCATCCACGCCAGTTATTATCCTGGGAAATTCAAAATAGCGAAGGGTAAAATTTTAAAAGAAAATGAGAAAAATTTAATGGTCATTGAAGGTAAATATAGTAGGGTGGGGATCATCCAAATAGCAGGTTTCATAGCTAGGAGGATAATACAATATGTAAATGTGGGTGAAGAAGTGAAAATTGGCGCCCGTATAGGTATGATCCGTTTCGGGTCGCGGGTGGATCTTATAATACCTAAGGATTGTGAAATTCTAGTTAATATCGGGTCAAAATCCAAGGCAGGGGAGACAATAATAGCACGATTCCCACATACAGAGGAAGAGAGGTCTATAGGCGATGACAGAAAGAAAATATAA
- a CDS encoding IMP cyclohydrolase, which yields MYLGRILAVGSSEDGVFAAYRVSSRSFPNRIAKKFEDRVAIIPKKGHETDVFKNPYIAYNCIRIVEDTAIVSNGSHTDVIADKISLGMNIRDAIALSLLTMDYEKDELNTPRIAAAIKDDGEGHIGIVTSHNIQVERVPSGSSYYISTYEHTTPRRVKFEAENADEAAAYIMGEGEFSKFTNPVTAAAAFKGAREWELSTI from the coding sequence ATGTATCTTGGCAGAATATTAGCTGTTGGAAGTAGCGAAGATGGTGTATTCGCCGCTTACAGGGTTTCGAGCAGATCATTTCCCAATAGGATCGCTAAGAAATTCGAGGACAGAGTCGCCATCATCCCCAAGAAAGGCCACGAAACCGATGTCTTCAAGAACCCTTATATTGCATACAATTGTATAAGGATAGTAGAAGACACGGCAATAGTATCCAATGGTTCACATACAGACGTGATAGCTGATAAGATAAGCTTGGGCATGAACATAAGAGATGCCATAGCATTATCCCTACTTACAATGGACTATGAAAAGGATGAACTAAACACCCCAAGGATAGCAGCAGCCATAAAAGATGATGGTGAGGGCCATATAGGGATAGTAACCTCCCATAATATCCAAGTAGAGAGGGTGCCAAGTGGGAGCTCATATTACATATCCACATATGAGCATACAACACCTCGAAGAGTTAAATTCGAGGCTGAGAACGCGGATGAGGCAGCCGCTTATATAATGGGTGAGGGAGAATTCTCCAAGTTCACAAATCCGGTAACGGCTGCGGCAGCTTTTAAAGGGGCCCGTGAATGGGAACTTAGCACCATTTAA
- a CDS encoding biopolymer transporter ExbD — protein sequence MPIDVERYKRKIKKANPRFNLVPFIDILFTLLIFLVVTSSFQGINEGASSSGKPEPGESLGPSEYYLIPVAGLKKVIVNGVDKSEYIRNSAIAVHTRVLDEGEITIRPREGLIIIQTPPGFPLDKAVKSPA from the coding sequence TTGCCCATTGACGTTGAAAGATATAAAAGGAAGATTAAAAAAGCCAATCCACGCTTCAACCTCGTCCCATTTATAGATATACTATTTACTTTACTCATTTTCCTCGTTGTAACAAGCAGCTTTCAAGGAATAAATGAAGGAGCATCCTCTTCGGGCAAGCCAGAACCGGGAGAAAGTTTAGGCCCCTCTGAATATTATCTTATCCCCGTCGCCGGCTTGAAAAAGGTTATAGTCAATGGTGTCGATAAATCAGAGTATATAAGAAATAGTGCGATCGCAGTCCACACACGCGTATTAGATGAAGGTGAAATAACAATAAGACCAAGGGAGGGTCTTATAATCATACAAACACCACCAGGTTTCCCGCTAGATAAAGCCGTTAAAAGTCCAGCCTAG
- a CDS encoding MJ0144 family RNA dihydrouridine synthase-like protein has protein sequence MAGISNARFCLKLIPYGFNMVTLGGYNADKPTVRAAKKIIERGRLEFDFSADELPTIIQEEASLIKNNADVMVSVNLRSVSPDPVIEISRIKEVDVVEINAHCRQEELTSIGCGQALLMNPERLEDFTKEVAKKSDSKVSVKIRGNIPGVDELEIAKVLDNSGVDYIHLDAMKPGFNYADLKLVNRVSKVIEHAALIGNNSIRDLESARRMLNAGADGISIARAAMNGKLSFNLSLL, from the coding sequence ATGGCCGGTATTTCTAATGCAAGGTTTTGCCTCAAGCTCATCCCTTATGGTTTTAACATGGTCACTTTAGGCGGGTACAACGCTGATAAACCAACAGTAAGAGCCGCCAAGAAGATAATAGAAAGAGGAAGATTGGAATTTGATTTTAGTGCTGATGAATTACCAACTATAATCCAAGAAGAAGCTTCTCTGATAAAAAACAATGCAGATGTTATGGTATCTGTCAATTTAAGATCGGTTTCACCAGATCCTGTTATAGAAATTTCAAGGATAAAAGAAGTCGATGTTGTGGAGATAAATGCACATTGCCGTCAAGAGGAGCTTACAAGTATTGGCTGCGGCCAAGCACTCTTAATGAACCCTGAAAGATTGGAAGATTTCACAAAGGAAGTTGCAAAAAAATCTGATTCAAAGGTTTCAGTCAAGATAAGGGGTAACATACCAGGGGTTGATGAATTGGAGATCGCCAAAGTTTTGGATAACAGTGGAGTGGATTATATCCATTTAGATGCTATGAAACCTGGTTTTAATTATGCGGATCTTAAACTAGTAAATAGAGTGAGTAAGGTGATAGAACATGCTGCTTTGATAGGTAATAATTCTATAAGGGATTTAGAGTCTGCCAGAAGAATGTTAAACGCAGGTGCGGATGGCATATCCATCGCAAGGGCCGCTATGAATGGAAAATTATCATTTAACCTATCATTATTATGA
- a CDS encoding MotA/TolQ/ExbB proton channel family protein: MITEPIINFLTTILEMFKSGGIITYAIAIIGIYGLALSIEKIYYLRKISRISTPEIIGIVNDSMEKGGALEALRAIGQYQNPISKIISEALKIGYRNKAEVEDAMERVFIVEMSNMTRGLGTLKTIIEIAPLLGLIGTVIGIWHTFKVLGVNADPTSMAQGIYIALITTIAGLTVAILLLPFYSYITSRIEAEIDKIELIKKMTNWNYAVMKIKVEGNIEAVMEALRESEGIVNVKPINEPEANMQVAFKPSMLEKSINNIILEKCNKSADIIESRLKQ; the protein is encoded by the coding sequence ATGATCACAGAGCCGATAATAAATTTCCTCACAACAATACTAGAAATGTTCAAAAGTGGGGGCATAATCACCTACGCCATCGCAATCATAGGAATATACGGACTGGCACTCTCCATAGAAAAAATATATTATTTACGCAAAATATCACGTATCAGCACACCAGAAATTATAGGAATAGTCAACGATTCCATGGAAAAAGGAGGCGCCCTAGAAGCCCTCAGAGCCATAGGCCAATACCAAAACCCAATCTCGAAGATAATCTCAGAAGCTCTTAAAATAGGCTACAGGAACAAAGCAGAAGTCGAAGATGCCATGGAAAGAGTTTTCATCGTCGAAATGAGTAATATGACACGTGGCCTCGGCACCCTCAAGACAATAATCGAAATCGCACCACTACTAGGTCTTATAGGCACCGTCATAGGAATATGGCACACATTCAAAGTCCTCGGAGTTAACGCAGACCCCACTTCAATGGCACAAGGAATCTACATAGCCCTTATAACAACCATAGCAGGGCTCACAGTCGCAATACTATTACTACCATTCTACTCATACATAACAAGTAGAATAGAAGCTGAAATAGATAAAATAGAACTTATAAAAAAGATGACAAACTGGAATTATGCGGTCATGAAAATCAAGGTGGAAGGAAACATCGAAGCCGTGATGGAAGCCCTCAGAGAATCAGAAGGTATAGTTAACGTGAAACCCATCAACGAACCCGAAGCAAACATGCAAGTAGCCTTCAAACCTAGCATGCTAGAAAAGAGTATAAACAACATAATACTCGAAAAATGTAATAAAAGCGCGGATATAATAGAAAGCAGACTAAAACAATAA
- a CDS encoding rod shape-determining protein encodes MFSFRKKEEGEKEESKTVTSTLGIDLGTLNTVIAKPSGDKFDIYKIPSVVAVKKDDPSYVLAVGEEAKKMLGRTPEDIVAVRPLRKGVVESVAQAEALIIHAIEMGAGDISEIERIVIGIPGNASEVERNAVEEIGRRAGVKYVLVISEGLAAAIGEGLPIAEASGTMVIDIGAGSSDIVVISLGGITDIETVRVGGDDIDENIVELVKEKHNVEIGLHEAERAKIEVGMVHSKAEIENEKTTVIGKCMETNKPKEVEIDSKLVADAAEPVITKVIDAISKVLERLSPELISGVYKRTILVGGTSLLRGLKERIYDEVGIPAEVSEDPMTVVAKGTAIVAAEPRALEPEVRLKAMK; translated from the coding sequence ATGTTTTCATTTAGAAAAAAGGAAGAAGGAGAAAAAGAGGAAAGTAAAACAGTCACAAGCACTCTTGGTATAGATTTAGGGACGCTAAATACCGTGATAGCCAAGCCATCAGGGGATAAATTTGATATTTATAAAATACCTTCAGTAGTCGCTGTTAAAAAGGACGACCCATCTTATGTCCTCGCGGTGGGTGAAGAAGCGAAAAAGATGCTTGGCAGAACACCCGAGGATATAGTGGCTGTCAGACCACTTAGAAAGGGTGTTGTGGAGAGCGTGGCGCAAGCAGAGGCGCTTATAATCCATGCAATAGAAATGGGTGCAGGTGACATATCAGAGATTGAAAGGATAGTCATAGGCATTCCAGGTAACGCGTCAGAAGTTGAAAGGAATGCAGTTGAAGAAATCGGCAGGAGAGCTGGTGTAAAATACGTTCTAGTTATAAGTGAGGGTCTTGCAGCGGCAATAGGCGAGGGATTACCAATAGCGGAAGCCTCAGGTACTATGGTCATCGACATAGGCGCAGGATCAAGTGACATTGTTGTCATATCACTCGGAGGGATAACAGACATTGAAACAGTACGAGTCGGTGGCGACGACATAGATGAAAACATAGTAGAACTAGTTAAAGAAAAACACAACGTAGAGATAGGACTACACGAAGCAGAAAGGGCCAAAATCGAAGTTGGCATGGTTCATTCAAAAGCAGAAATTGAAAACGAGAAAACCACAGTAATAGGAAAGTGCATGGAGACAAACAAACCAAAAGAGGTTGAAATAGATTCAAAATTGGTCGCTGATGCAGCGGAACCCGTCATCACAAAAGTGATAGATGCAATTTCAAAAGTCCTTGAAAGGCTATCACCAGAACTCATATCAGGAGTATACAAGAGGACAATACTAGTCGGGGGCACGTCCCTCCTAAGAGGGCTTAAAGAAAGAATCTACGATGAAGTAGGCATCCCAGCCGAAGTATCAGAAGACCCCATGACCGTAGTAGCAAAAGGCACCGCCATCGTCGCAGCCGAACCAAGAGCACTAGAACCAGAAGTAAGACTAAAAGCCATGAAATAA
- a CDS encoding coenzyme F420-0:L-glutamate ligase, with protein MEIKILGLSTIPLIKEGDDLATLIIEASKRENIEIEDGDIIVIAETIVSKAEGNTINLKGIKPGSVAKRLAEQTGKDPRLVEAILRESKDIIKVGHDFIISETKHGFICANAGIDESNVEEGMATPLPEDPDATAESIRFSLINKLGKDISVIIADTQGRPFREGAVGVAVGVSGMNPIWDRRGETDLYGKSLKTTKIAVADEIASAASMLMGQADEGIPIVIIKGYHHDHLKGEGTSKDLLRPRELDVFR; from the coding sequence TTGGAGATAAAAATCCTAGGACTTTCCACAATACCCCTCATAAAAGAAGGTGACGATCTAGCAACTCTTATCATCGAAGCTTCTAAGAGGGAAAATATAGAGATCGAAGATGGGGATATTATTGTTATCGCAGAGACCATAGTATCCAAAGCTGAGGGGAACACAATAAATCTTAAAGGGATAAAACCTGGATCAGTAGCTAAAAGATTAGCCGAACAAACCGGTAAAGACCCTAGGTTGGTTGAGGCAATATTGAGAGAATCAAAGGATATAATAAAAGTTGGACACGATTTCATAATATCTGAAACAAAACATGGCTTTATATGCGCAAATGCTGGTATAGATGAATCAAACGTTGAAGAGGGAATGGCAACACCCCTGCCAGAGGATCCGGATGCTACAGCAGAGAGCATAAGATTTTCTTTAATCAACAAATTAGGTAAGGATATCAGTGTTATAATAGCCGACACCCAAGGGCGTCCTTTTAGAGAAGGTGCCGTTGGGGTTGCCGTGGGAGTTTCAGGCATGAACCCAATCTGGGATAGGAGGGGAGAAACAGACCTATATGGTAAGAGCCTGAAAACAACCAAAATTGCGGTTGCAGATGAGATAGCATCAGCAGCTTCCATGTTAATGGGACAAGCAGACGAAGGGATACCCATAGTCATAATAAAAGGCTATCACCACGACCATCTTAAAGGCGAAGGCACATCCAAAGACCTTTTAAGGCCAAGGGAATTGGATGTTTTCCGTTGA